In Phaseolus vulgaris cultivar G19833 chromosome 3, P. vulgaris v2.0, whole genome shotgun sequence, the sequence GGGATGGAATTGGTTTCAATATGCTGGATGGTACAGATAGTTTAGGTGGAGTTCCATCAGTTCAGAGTGGGAGTTGGAGTGCACTTATGCAGTCTGCTGTAGCTGAAACTTCTGGTAGTGAAATGGGTATACAGGAAGAATGGAGTGGTCTAAGTTTCCGGAATAATGAGCGTTCCGGAACTGAGCGGCCTTCAACCATGAATGACAGTAAACAGCAATCAGTGTGGGCTGACAATAACTTGCAGTCAGCACCTAATATAAATTCAAGGCCTTTTATGTGGCCAGATGATCTCAGCAGCAGGCCCAGTACCGCTGTAAACTATTCTGGTCTTCCTGGATTTCATCAGTCAGGTGCTGATACTGCACAGGAACAGCAAGACAGATTACAGACCGATTCATCTCAAAGATCAATTCCACAGTTTTTAGAAAGAGGCAAATGGCTAGACTGCAGCCCTCAGCAAAAACCAATTGGGGAAGGGAGTCATAGTTATGAAACTGCTGCTAATACCTCAGGCTTGGAAGTAACTGATAAGGTTATTTCAGGTTCTTGGACCCATCAACAGACGCTGTCATCCCCCAATAGTAGGGGTGAGCAATTCAATAGATCCAATGGATGGAATTCTATTAAATCACCCACTCCTAGTAACAATTCTCGTACGAAAATTCGTGAAAATGAAAGTGTTTTGCAGCCTCATCATGACAAAGCTGTGCAAGAGGATATGAGTCAAGTTCCTGCAATTTGGGAGCCTGATTCTGATACTAATTCGTCTGGTGTGTTGGAACATGCAAAGTCTTCAGGTAATATGCAGGTTTGTGGGGAGGATTCTGGTATGAATGGTATTGCTGGCATACCCAATTCATGTGCCACATGGGTCAGCAGGCAAAGCAACCATCAGCTCCCTAATGTTGATGTATGGAGACAAACAGATTCTGTGGGTAGCTATAGAAGAAATGAAGCTGCAGGAAAGTATAGGCATCATTTGGAGAAGAATCCTTTAGTTTTGGAATCATTGAACAACGAAAAGTCAGAAGGAGAGGCACATGATATGGAAAACTTTAACAAAAAGGAGAAATCAGTGGACGGTCTTGCCTCTAATTCTTCACATCATAGAACTGGTGGTTTGAGAGAAAGTCCCAGTTTTGATGGTGATTTGCACAGTCCAAAGTTATCTGGGCAGGGAAATAGAAGACCTCCTGTAACTCGTAAATTTCAGTATCACCCAACGGGGGTTGTCGGCATTGACATAGAACCTTATGGAAACAAACATGCCATAAATTCACAGCCTACACCACATCAACCCATCGGAGGATTTAAAGGTCAGGACCAAAGCTATCCTGGCCAGTCAAAATACAGTCATTCTGATGGGATTTATAATGAAACAGAGAAGGTAATATTAGGACTTTACCCTTATTATGCAAGTGTGACTAGATTGATTGCACACAGTTTTCTCTATTCATTGCAGAATCAAAAAGTTGTTAAATCCTTTTGAATTTGACATAGGAATGCATCTGCTTTTCAGGTTGACTCAAAACCCACAGATGACAATGCTTCAAAAAACATGTTATCTGGTCATATACCCAAAACATTGACTACATATGATAGAAGTGTTGGTAATTATGCCTCGAACAAGACTGCTTCACCCAGGTAGctgaatatgaaaattttgtttgttttgttgaGCTAAGAAGTTTAGTGTGTCATCATGTGGcatttaattctaaattattgTTTTGTGTTCTCTTATAGGAGGTAACCATGACTTgtgtttattttactttttcataTGCATACTACTGGTCTAATTGGGCACTAAAACCTGGTTTTACttgtttctctttcttttgtttGCATACAACTCTACTCTTCCATGACGTACATGGTGACCTTAGCTCAACTGTTTGCTTTATTTGTTAAATTATTGTAGTCAAAATATTCTTGAGCTTCTTCATAAAGTGGATCAGTCAAGGGAGCATGGCATTGCAACAAACACAAGCACTTCTAACCGCCCTTTATCTTCCAGGGCGATGGATACAGAATCTTCTGATGGGTCTTCTGTACATCCTCAACGAAATCAAGGTTCTTTGTCACAGGGCTTTGGTTTGCAACTGGCTCCTCCTACTCAAAGGCTTCCTATGACATCTTCTCATTCTACACCACAGCATGTTGCATCTGAGGCAGCAGATAAGGGTCCTACTTGGTTGTCTGCTACTCATACTTTTCCTTCTCGAGAGTCATCTCATGAGCTTAGAAATAACATAGGTTCCTCTGGACAACTATTTGACAAAGCCTCACAGTACAGTGCACTGGGAAATATTCCACAGGGTTTCACTTCGGGCTTTCCTTTTCCAAGGATCCATACTCAAAATCAGAATGTGGCTAATCTTGGTGGGCAAGTAACAAACACCCAAGCTGATAATGCAATGTTTTATGATCGGAGTGCTTCCAGTAATCAGGTAGATGAGTATGAAAGAGCTCAAACTAGTCAATCTGAATTGCAATCTGCTCAGGACATGTCCCAGATGGATAGTATGAATCAAATCCGTGCTGGAGATCCTATCATGAAATCTTCGGCATTGGAGACTGGCATTGCTCCTCATTCTTCTGTTGCATCATCTCCACAGGGTGCCCATTCAAAAGTATTACACAATGTATGGACAAGTGTTTCCAACAAGCAACATCCTAATGCTTTGAAGATTCCATCCCATCCCCaaccaaataatatttttgaaaccACTACAGGACCACAGAAGCCAGGTATTGAAGATTCAGAGAATGATGGTAACCTTTCCGTGCAGCAGGTGTTGTCTGAGAGTGTTGATGCTGTTGAAGAGACTGCAAGTGCTTCACACATGAAGGAACAAGTGAAATATACACCCGATGCACCTCAATCAAGCCCAGCTGCTACCTCTAAAGATATTGAAGATTTTGGCCGATCTTTAAGACCAAATAGTTTCATGCATCAGAATTTCTCTATGCTAAATCAAGTTCAGTCCATGAAAAATATGGAGATTGATCCTAGTAATCGGGATGTCAAGAGATTCAAGGTTTCAGATAATATGATGGAAAAGCAACAGATAGATTCCATTTCCAACCGTGGACAACAATCATATGGATACAATAACATAGTCAAAGATGTGTCAGATAATAGTTCTTCAGTGCCACCATCAGATGTGAACTTGGTAAACTTTTCAACAAAGGCAGGTGATGCTCGAGATACTAATGCATCTTCTCAGGAGGTGATTGGATACGGTCAGAGAAATGCTCTTAATGCTAATATTAACAAATTAACTTCTATTAGAAGTGAGCATTCTGTAATAAATCCTCAGATGGCTCCATCGTGGTTTGAGCAGTatggaaattttaaaaatggtaAGATGTTGCAAATGTACGATGCACGAACAATGACTCAAAAGGTTGTGGATCAGCCTTTAATCATGAGGAACCAATCTGGTAGCTTGCATCTTGCTAATTCAATGGGGCAAGTTAATAGTCTCAATGATGCTGGGCAAAATCCAATGCTTACTTCGGTTTCAAGTGAGCATCTGCTTTCTCAGTCATTACTTCCTCCTGCAGTTGAACCTGATTTATCATCTAATATGCGACCAAAGAAGCGTAAAAGTTCCACATCTGAATTTATACCATGGCATAAAGAGCTGATTCAGAGTTCTGAAAGGCTTCAAGATATCAGGTGCTTGACAAAATGATGTGATTTATCCCACATTCTTGCCTTAGATTATTTCACATAAAAACAACTTTTTAGTCCCAAGTTCTTTGATGATTTTGATTTTAGGGTTCTTAACACAAAGTGAGCTAACAAAACGTGGATTTAATTCCCTTGTAATTTTCTACTGCTATTTCTTTTGACTAGAAGTTAGAAAAGGTCCTTAGTCTTTCACCAGCTGCTAGATCTGTTTTCAATTTCTTATAAGTATTTTTGTGCCTCTGTTTttactatataaatatatatccaatcttgttttatttttatcagtGTTTTTTTACCTTCTAATTTCTGAGATTGAGGTTCAAATCTTGTTTTATATTCATCAGTTTTTCTTTTGGCTTCTAACTTCTGAGATTGAGGTTCTTTATTACTTGGCAGTGCTGCAGAATTAGACTGGGCCCAAGCTGCAAATAGATTGGTTGAGAAGGTTTGTTCATAATTAAACCAGTCTAAACTAAATAACTTTATTCATTTGCTACTAGAAGTTCATGCTGCTCTATATATGACTTTAGATCGAGGATGAAGCTGAGCTAGTTGAAGATTTTCCAATGAAGTCAAGAAGAAGACTTGTGTTAACGACACAGCTTATGCAGCAACTACTTAATCCCCCTCCTGCTGTAGTTCTCTCTgcagatgtcaagttgcatcaTGAAAGTTTGGTCTACTCTGTTGCTAGATTAGTGTTAGGAGACGCATGCAGTTCCATCTCTCAAAGAGGAAATGACACAATCATGTCCCCTGGAAGCAAAAGCctgtaagattttttttatttcttttttaattggGAAATTTGATCAATGAGTAAACAACTTAGTTGAGCATTTATTTAACAAGGTTATTTCTACAAGCTTCACTACAAAGCATATTGAAATAGGCCAAAAAGACCTTATAGAAGAGTCATTAGCTACTTTCACAAGCTTAACCAAACACATGCACGAACCATATACTAGGCTGAAATAAGCACCGTAAAAGCCCTTAATCTTGGCCATACATGCATGATTCCATGTTTGGATTTGTTTATATCacaacaattaattttttttattggtttgtTCTGTAGCATGCCTGATAAGCTTAAAGCATCTGAGAAATTTGACCAGTACAATTTGAAAGTGGAAGACTTTGATGGTAGAGCGAGAAAACTGGAAAATGATATATTGAGGTACTATCagtgtttatttttcttatgcCCTTGGCAAATACTATGGCTGGTTTGTATGAGTAACAGATTTCATACGCAGGGTCATTTGTGTATGAGTGCATTTGAATAGGTGCTTTGATGTTATGTCTGaataaatatagttttataaCACGTGGCCTTTTAATGTTCTTCAGTAGTAATAAATTCCACGGAACAATTGATTTGACACTATATACGGAATATTTTCAGACCACTTTACTTTTTTATCTGAAGAATGGGTTCAGTTGCTTGTGAAATATACAGTCAGGTCATTTTTCTGGAAAATTTAGGTTGGATATCCTAGTTCACTTGTGTCACTGTAGAAAAAACCAAGTGTGTTAATGATGGTAGAAGTTTTCAGCATGTAAACTGCATGATTAAAAAGCATAGAAGTAAAATCATGTCAATGAGTTCATGAGAGTTATTTCATACTGATTTGTTGCGAGGAAAAAGAGGGTATTAACAAGCCTGTCCTGATGGACTGTAAATTTactaaacttttttaaaatagcAGTATATGCACcacctatttttttatttttctttaccGTTTGATTTTACATGGTAATGATCTGCAATATCCCATAGCTCATATACTGGGAGGTGAAACATTGGGCTGTTTTCTCCACTTTCTACTGCTTTTTCTTCAAATATAGTTTTTTCTGTCTGttgcttttgtttttctatCCTTTTACGTATTATTTTACCATTTTCATATTGATGATGCAGATTGGATAGCAGAGCCTCAGTTTTGGACTTGAGAGTGGAATGTCAGGATTTAGAAAGATTTTCTGTGATCAATAGATTCGCCAAGTTCCATGGTCGGGGGCAAAATGATGTGGCAGAAACCTCATCTGATTCAACTGCAAATGCTCAAAAATTATGCCCCCAGAAATATGTTACCGCAGTTCCAATGCCTAGAAATCTGCCAGACAGGGTACAATGTCTTTCACTTTGATAATTGATTAATTCATTTTTCCATCTTTCTTGGTCAGTTGTCTCCACAACATCCTGTTTATGGTCCTTTTTCTTTCAACTTATATTATTGCACTTCATCGCCATAGAACCATACAACTGGCAGTGTAGGAGAAGAATGGTACTAGATTGCCTCCTCAACCATGGAGGCTGTTAGATCTTTTCAATCTATATATgaatgtatgtatgtatgtctAGATCTTCGCAATCTAGTTCTCTTTTACCTTTGGTTTTCAGGTTCCAAGCCTTTTGTATATATTAAGATAAGATATGCAGTTTACTTAGCTTTAATCATACCATTTGGCTCGGTTTTAGCTGATTAGTTTAAGCATGAGCTGTTCaatgtttatttgttttttttatagaacATAAGATcttaactatttatttaattatttccaTAATTCCAATTCTAAATCATTTTCCTTTATTTTGTATGTACTAATATAATATGTGCAATCTACTAATTTACCATAAGCTGTTCTGTATTTGCTGAATATTTTCTGTTGATCCATTGTTCGGTATTTACTGAATGTTATTATCAATTTCGAAGTATTTCCTTGAATTTGTATTAAGTAGAATAATTACatctcaataattttttttttatcatcaaaatCACATTCATGTGTGCATATAAACTGTGTAGAATTTCATGGGGGGTGCGAGAAGTAGCACCCTAGACTATATCAGCGCAGTCATAGGCGTGTTTCGTTCTATTTAAGCTTGTTCACATTGAATTTGCATCGGTTGTTGTCCAAAAATTGAACGTATGTTTGTTGTGTTGAAAGTATTTTATTTGTCGGACATGATGGGAACGTGGCGGTTGCTGTTGCATGTGTAACTGAAGTCGTCCAAAGTATCGTATCGTGCGTAAAGTTATTATCTTCTGACAAGCATGGCATGGTTCCATTAATTGTggaaaataatattgaaaaaatgaATTGGTCGACGTCTTTggatattattatgaaattgACCATTCATTCCAAATAATAAATGAACTCGTACCTTGACAACGACAACATTCGTCCTTTTACCACGTAAATGAACTTGTACTATCCAAGGGATCCATGGGAAGATGCCAAAAGAGAAAACCATATTTATACCGTTTTGTACGAAACACTGACAGCTATCCATTGTTTCTTTAGAAAGCAACCACAATACCTGCTTGTCATCAATTtacatttataatataatacacaaatattatttcaatttgtaaagaaaaaaaCTGATTGACGTAACCTTACTGAAACATTTTATTCAAAATctatttctttttataacagaTTTTGGACCATATCAGTTAATCCAGCCCCGAATCCAAATAGCAAAATCCAATCATTGTTGTCTGTAGGCTCATTCcaattataacattaaaaatgtataaaacttTCCTAAAGGCTATAAGGGGGAAATAAATTCGCCATAGAAAAAATAGTTCAGTACCTCCCACATATTTACATTGAGCATATTATCCATGCAGACACCAATTCGGCTAAGTTTGCCTTTGAACAAATTTCATCTGCATACGAAGATCCTGTTTGTCCACAATTTGTTAGTGTTGTGAGACTTAAACAAGTAATCTATATTACATAAATATCACTTTAAACTACAACAGCGAGCAATAAGCCACTCTTACCACTCTTTTCGCATGGCCAACTACGACAACGTCTAAAAGGAATGTTAGAAGGTCTATTCATTCATCTTGTCTTCAAACACGATGCCATTCATTGTTAAAGACTCGTTCCTGTTGACGGCAGCTTTAAATAATGCTAACATGCATTTCCTCCCCAACCACTGTAAATATCTCATTCACTCTGATTAAAGAGGGAAAGTAAAGGAAAGGGTGGGGGAGATTAGATGCATTTTAGACACTGATAAACATTTGCATTTATATATGAACTTCGTTGCAATCTTACTTGAGAGTATCTATGTTTGCGTCTGCGAGCCATGTTGTTAAATAAACCTGTTATGaacaatatatttaaataatatcattGTAAGAAGGAAACTGTacattacatatatataatagaaaaaaatgtacTGCTCCAACAGGCATGGCATAAGTATTTTGTTCAAAAGCATACACGGTATTCTTACGTAAAcgactttttctcttaattttagTAACTACACATTTATTTCCGACTTTATTGTTTCTTCAATTAGAAAGAGAGGGGAAACTCCAGTGTATATGAGACTACGAATGAACCCTTGCAAATACTTTAAAGCAATGATACTTTGACACCCCTTACTCTAAAATATACCTCTTTAATTGACAAAAATACTCTTTCACATCTCATAACCTATGTAATTTGGAGCAATGCAAAAAGTGAGtgtcaaataatatttttccaaTACTTTATATTGGAATTGACAAAAACCACACCGGACTATTGTCATGTCAGCTTACATCGTTCTCCGCAAAAACTAATTTAGTCCATCCAATTTTCAGACGCCTATTCTCCCAACTGAAAATGTTGAGCTAATTAAAATAGATCTACACTGCGGCTAATATATCATAAGTCTAATTTGGATTTCCAGATCTTAGTGCAAAATCCTTGTAATATacctattttatatatttaaacctCAAATGTAGACATTTTACAATGAACTCAAAAACAAACGTGGTATTAAATACAATACCTGTAAAACCTCAGGATTGGGTTGGTTGTCAAATCTTAAAGAGGCAATGTCAGATTTCCCATCCCTGAATCTTGGTGGAACTGGCCCATGAGTCACTTCACAGTACAGATTGCAGTCTCTCAAATCTTTGAATTCATCGTCATAAAGATGAGTTGACCAATGCAACTGTTTTACTTCTGAAGTGTCATAACCAATGGACATAAATTCAAGAACAAGTAATCGCTGCCCATTTGAAGTAAGTTCCTCAGTAAGACCAAAGTTAGGAATcaaatataatatgaaaatatttttgcaGAAAATGCAATTCACCTTCAAACATAGTTCCAGGCTAAACATCTGAACCAATTCCTCCGCAAATTTCTCTGTGATTCCAAAACTTGTAATTTTAGCATAATTGACATAAATAATTTCAGGTAACGCATCACACTATTGTGTCCCTCACGTTTTTGTACGTTTTTGTTATATATAAGTTAAAGATATGAATTGATTTCTAGGTGGAAGAAATATAGTTACCATTGAATTATTTTCAGATTTAGAATAACTCCTCGagacaatttaaaaaattctatAATATTCAGGCTAAACTTAAACCCTCAATGATTGACTAACAATGCATAGTACTAACACCTGACAATTCCATCAGAAAGAAACAAGTATGCATTCCGTAAATTTCTATTTCCCTTTATCGGATTACATTACAATCTTTATCCAATTTAAAGGGAAAAATTGTGAAATACAGTCTCATTGTCGCAACTTCCCCATAAACTTACTCTGTGGTAAGTAACTATATAATGCTGAAAATGAAATCAATACTACCTTCAGAGGATTAAAAGATCCTATGATGAATATACCTATTCCTAGCAAGATCTAAAGAATAACTTCATTATGTGAAATTAATATGTGCAGAAAAAAGTGAAGGGAATGGGGAAAATAATTGGCAAATCGTCTGAAGAACTAGGTAACTGTATAAATTATCAATTGCTTATTTAGAAATATTGTCATACCATGTGAAGTGATTGAATAAAATGTAAATACTGGAATTCCACCACCATCTCCACCATCACCACCATCACTCTGGTCTGCAGAGTTATAAGAAAACTGCAACAGTGGACTACTGGTTGATCCTTTGGAGAAACACTTCAACGATCTGCTAATATTGATCATGTCACTTACAATGCCCACCTGaagttacaaaaataaaataaaacaaaaatacaatCAGCATCTTTAAGTAAAACAACTGCCTATTTTAAACCATGCGTATGTAACGGCTATATTTATTCACCACAAAGATGTTGAAGAGGCACTAGAATTTTGTATGCattatgtgtgtgtgtgagcaGGTGTGAGTCCTCTTCAgtgaacaaatatttggaagTCAAGCAACTTATGCAATTAATACATGTCATAATATGCCGTTACATTTCTTTGCTAGAACAGATATATCAATGGCTCCCGAAATTAAACAATATGGATGTGACGTACCATGTCCTTATAACACACCAACAATTTGCTCCTTTGCAATTCCTGAATCAATTACAATAACCACAGCAATAGATATTAGAATGATGTCATATAGTTTAAAGCTtattgttttcaataaaatatatttttatgggAGGAGATAATAAGACTAATGAGAGAATAAGGTATCTGTCTGAACAGATATACAAAAAATAACTTcgaatttttattattcttgtCTATTTTTCTGCGAAAGCAGAAAGGAATCCAATTCATCACTCTGTTTTTTGTTAGTTTGAGAAAAATTAAACCCCTCGTAGATAGAAATTATGCAACCAACTATGCTCAAAAACCTACTATAGGAACCTTCAAGTagactcaaataaacttgtgtCTAAAAGGACTGTATAGTTAAAGAATAAACTTTCAAGAACTTGCATTGCATGAGTACTGATAATGACTAGGTTAATAACATCTCAACCATTCTAGTCAAAACCTTActccaaatattatttttaaaagcaaGCTATTCTGGATATCACTCCGACAACAAATAGCATTTCATTATTCACTTTATCGTGTAACATAAAGCACCGCATGCCCTAGTGTTTGGCTAGAGATGTCACAGGTTTAATTCCTGATGATTAAGCACATAAGCCAAATTAATGTTTTTAGGACACCAGATTTCCAATATCTCACTTGCCTCCTTCTTGAACCTACAGTAAATCCCCCACTACCAAGATGGTATCTCTTCCACACCAGACTACAAACAACTTCCGTATAATCTTAATCATCTTAAACAACCCCAACCCTAACCTGGGATTTCAAAAAGAGGTAGAAAATGAAAGTAATGGACATACATGCTTGAATGCAGATAATATAATCACACagtgagagaaaaaaaacaccCTTACAATCATCAACACTATGAGACATTTAGAACAAAGGGATCCTAAAGTAAGTGAGGCCACTGCAAATTGCTGCATAATTTTAATTCAGAAAACATCAATTATTTGAATACCTGAGGACATCTGTTTAAGCACATTAATCACTATTGCAAACAAGAGCACAAATATAAATATCGCTGCCCAGATTTCTCTAACCTCAAACCCACAATTATGTTCACGTTCGGAATCAcaaaaaaaagcaaaataaaagcAAATACAGATTCACCTTCTAAATCTATGATAAAAGGCCTCCTTCTTACGAGTATCTAAAACAGTCCAGTTCACTAGTCTTATGTTTTCTGaaaatataactatatattGAAATATTCATAATAGTAGACCAAAAGAGAATTAGTGGTTCCAGGTAGAGCCTATGTTAATGCGGATAAGTGAAAGAAATTGATCACAAAAGAACCAACATCCAAGCTACCTACATGTGATGTCAAAGTTCATATTAAATCAGACAAAATATGGCTTATATATAAAACCATATAAAGCTCCAATGTGAACTAAATCTTGCCAGTCATGCTGTGTACTGAATATCCAAATGGAAGTTACAGAGAAGTAAAGCAGATAAACTTTCAGCAATACACACCTATATATTTAATTAGTCTCAACAAACAGATTCTATTTGATATAACTACTAAATAAAAACCTGCCGTTGACAAATTTGCGAAAAGCAGTGGGAATTATTTCTTATAAAACATGGACAAAATAATTACTAAAATCATGAAAAATAGCATTTTTGCAAAATAATTACAATCTATTGGAAAGAGTTCATCTGCTACCAGCAATAATCTATCAAGCCTACAATTGGCAGTTTCATCAGATGCAACAGACAGAATACATCCAAACTCCTGGCATTCATTATATTGTAGACTCGCAGGAATGATGGGGTGGTAGAGAAATACCCATGAATAATAATATACACAAATTCAATTTACTCTGAATTCCAATACAAAAtggttcttttattttttacttcatAGGAAACTAAACCCATGACCTCTCTGGCCAACCAAGACCATgcagagattttttttttccccTGATAACGTGAATTATGAAATACTGTTTGATGTCATAGTATGATATCCAAAATAGCTAGcctaaaatcataaaaatattaatgcaAACACATTCCACAGAAGTTGAAGAACAAGGCCAGTAAAACAAAATCAACAATACCTGCCGCTTAAATAGCTTCAAACAAGCTCTCTTTCTTATACCAGGCATATCGCTCACAACACCTAGTTTCATATCAGGCATGTACCTACATCAATTACAAACAACAATCACAAGCATAACATAACCACAAGCACCTTACAGgccaaacacacaaaaaatcttattaattaaaaaaacaactcGCTAGAGCAGGAATACTCGAACGGATACAACTCTGCGAAAAAACTCCATCGGAATAAAACATACAAAATTCAATTAAGTTCATACTGTCCCTATCTTTCGGTTTCGAATGTGAAACCGGCAATAAACAATGGAATGAAACTCAGAGTATTGACAAGACCTTTGGGAGAGATGAGAATTAACGAGAGCAGTTGCATGAGATCTTCCTGCAGAAGAAGCAGAGAACCATCGATTTTTGCACGATGCCAATTGTGACCATTGGTTCCTCAAATTTCTTTGCGCGTGAGGCCTCCACAGTCTGAGCACTGATGGCGGTAATGGAGATGGTGTTTGATGCTTAGAATCAGTGGTTCTTGAAGGTG encodes:
- the LOC137807722 gene encoding uncharacterized protein isoform X2 encodes the protein MPGNEVGDRVHNFFGQENLSQGQYHSQAVDGNWPGLSNNLWAGSQRPTGAPSISNLKNFNIQQSDFEQGHPSTPHLRHGLNLAQSNLRPDSGRNQLPNQQTTVNGYMQGHQVFQSRQNEANILGMDTEADLHGISNLSRGMTVLESQQGPGLEHYKKNMTRTDASESPVNYDFFGSQQQMSGRHSGMLQSFPRQQSGMNDMQLLQQQAMLNQMQELQRQQQLHQLEARQQSSMNPASSISKQTVGGHSASLINGIPINEASNLVWQQPEVMSNANWLQHGASAVMQGSSNGLMLSPEQLRLMGLVPNQGEQSLYGLPISGSRPNLYSHVQADKPAASQVSSIQHQQHHQHQHQYSRIQSDKPALPHISASGHSFPVHQYASISDQTNTNDGNSVSRQDVQGKSMFGSLSQGINSGLNMDNLQQVNSEQRDVQIEDFNGRQELGGSSDTSQDKVAAQVPPSQNVATLDPTEEKILFGSDDSLWDGIGFNMLDGTDSLGGVPSVQSGSWSALMQSAVAETSGSEMGIQEEWSGLSFRNNERSGTERPSTMNDSKQQSVWADNNLQSAPNINSRPFMWPDDLSSRPSTAVNYSGLPGFHQSGADTAQEQQDRLQTDSSQRSIPQFLERGKWLDCSPQQKPIGEGSHSYETAANTSGLEVTDKVISGSWTHQQTLSSPNSRGEQFNRSNGWNSIKSPTPSNNSRTKIRENESVLQPHHDKAVQEDMSQVPAIWEPDSDTNSSGVLEHAKSSGNMQVCGEDSGMNGIAGIPNSCATWVSRQSNHQLPNVDVWRQTDSVGSYRRNEAAGKYRHHLEKNPLVLESLNNEKSEGEAHDMENFNKKEKSVDGLASNSSHHRTGGLRESPSFDGDLHSPKLSGQGNRRPPVTRKFQYHPTGVVGIDIEPYGNKHAINSQPTPHQPIGGFKGQDQSYPGQSKYSHSDGIYNETEKVDSKPTDDNASKNMLSGHIPKTLTTYDRSVGNYASNKTASPRAMDTESSDGSSVHPQRNQGSLSQGFGLQLAPPTQRLPMTSSHSTPQHVASEAADKGPTWLSATHTFPSRESSHELRNNIGSSGQLFDKASQYSALGNIPQGFTSGFPFPRIHTQNQNVANLGGQVTNTQADNAMFYDRSASSNQVDEYERAQTSQSELQSAQDMSQMDSMNQIRAGDPIMKSSALETGIAPHSSVASSPQGAHSKVLHNVWTSVSNKQHPNALKIPSHPQPNNIFETTTGPQKPGIEDSENDGNLSVQQVLSESVDAVEETASASHMKEQVKYTPDAPQSSPAATSKDIEDFGRSLRPNSFMHQNFSMLNQVQSMKNMEIDPSNRDVKRFKVSDNMMEKQQIDSISNRGQQSYGYNNIVKDVSDNSSSVPPSDVNLVNFSTKAGDARDTNASSQEVIGYGQRNALNANINKLTSIRSEHSVINPQMAPSWFEQYGNFKNGKMLQMYDARTMTQKVVDQPLIMRNQSGSLHLANSMGQVNSLNDAGQNPMLTSVSSEHLLSQSLLPPAVEPDLSSNMRPKKRKSSTSEFIPWHKELIQSSERLQDISAAELDWAQAANRLVEKIEDEAELVEDFPMKSRRRLVLTTQLMQQLLNPPPAVVLSADVKLHHESLVYSVARLVLGDACSSISQRGNDTIMSPGSKSLMPDKLKASEKFDQYNLKVEDFDGRARKLENDILRLDSRASVLDLRVECQDLERFSVINRFAKFHGRGQNDVAETSSDSTANAQKLCPQKYVTAVPMPRNLPDRVQCLSL